The Cohnella abietis genome has a segment encoding these proteins:
- a CDS encoding CAP domain-containing protein yields the protein MRNNKSGFKKALILGTLALAISIPTGVGAASAASVTGNNQATTQINSRLGIDLNALLQQWLQGKYPVVTAPSTGSGNTGSGQGSTPTKPSVPSQPSKPTVPTQPSKPTVPTQPSKPNPGNGTDTGTTAPASSFATEVVTLVNQERAKAGLSALKESNATLTKMALDKAKDMYNNGYFDHNSPTYGSPFDMMKTYGISYRYAGENIAKGQRTPQEVMTAWMNSPGHRANILSANFTIIGVAYHNGVWVQEFIS from the coding sequence ATGCGTAACAACAAATCAGGTTTTAAGAAAGCTCTTATATTAGGAACGCTAGCTTTAGCGATTTCCATTCCTACAGGTGTTGGCGCGGCATCAGCAGCAAGCGTAACTGGAAATAATCAAGCGACTACGCAAATCAATAGTCGCCTTGGAATAGATCTTAATGCTCTCCTTCAACAATGGCTGCAAGGCAAATACCCAGTCGTAACTGCACCATCAACGGGTTCAGGAAACACAGGCTCCGGTCAAGGATCAACACCAACTAAGCCAAGCGTGCCTAGCCAGCCTTCTAAGCCTACTGTACCTACTCAGCCATCTAAACCCACTGTGCCAACCCAGCCATCTAAGCCTAATCCAGGGAATGGGACAGACACAGGCACAACAGCTCCAGCATCCTCATTCGCAACTGAAGTCGTAACACTTGTAAATCAGGAACGCGCCAAAGCAGGTCTAAGTGCTTTGAAGGAATCTAATGCTACTCTAACCAAAATGGCTCTAGATAAAGCAAAAGACATGTATAACAACGGTTATTTTGACCATAATTCACCGACCTACGGCTCACCGTTCGATATGATGAAAACGTACGGTATCAGCTATCGCTATGCAGGTGAGAACATTGCCAAGGGACAACGTACTCCTCAAGAAGTAATGACAGCATGGATGAATAGCCCTGGTCATCGCGCTAATATCCTAAGTGCCAACTTCACTATTATTGGCGTTGCTTACCACAATGGCGTCTGGGTTCAAGAATTTATTTCTTAA
- the thiL gene encoding thiamine-phosphate kinase, with protein sequence MPPLDEFGLIRAWTEGRQTKELLGAAGVTLGIGDDAAIVAGESSQEWLFAMDTMVEEVHFRKETMSESDVGFKALAANISDIAAMGGIPKLALVSVSVPPHWTATRMKQLFDGLYSCANRYGVAVIGGDTTSAPNQLVVSITVVGNVEAGKAIRRDGAKPGQIVFMTGPTGLSAGGLHGLLKSAAEASHTTFKLPPIPSRLVQAHQRPSPSVKAGRMLLENGWGASLNDVSDGVASEAWEIAEASQVKLVLHEKLLPISGELASYAHDNGIQPLEWVLYGGEDYVLLGTADKQHEQAMKEHFRAEGIPLFIIGEVEAGIPEVAMETVGGINKPIPKRGYNHFSKG encoded by the coding sequence GTGCCGCCACTCGACGAGTTCGGACTAATTCGTGCCTGGACGGAAGGTCGTCAAACTAAGGAGCTCCTTGGTGCTGCTGGCGTTACGCTTGGCATCGGAGATGATGCAGCTATTGTCGCTGGTGAATCAAGTCAGGAGTGGCTTTTTGCCATGGATACGATGGTGGAAGAGGTTCATTTTCGCAAGGAGACGATGAGCGAGTCGGATGTGGGTTTTAAAGCACTGGCCGCCAATATTAGCGATATTGCGGCGATGGGAGGTATCCCGAAGCTGGCGCTTGTGTCGGTAAGCGTTCCTCCTCACTGGACGGCTACGCGAATGAAGCAATTATTCGACGGGCTTTATTCATGCGCGAACCGATATGGAGTTGCGGTAATTGGCGGTGATACGACTTCAGCACCGAATCAGCTGGTCGTATCTATAACGGTTGTCGGCAACGTAGAGGCTGGCAAAGCTATTCGCCGTGACGGAGCAAAGCCTGGTCAGATCGTTTTTATGACTGGACCCACAGGATTATCTGCCGGAGGCTTACATGGTTTGCTTAAAAGCGCTGCGGAAGCAAGCCATACTACATTCAAGCTGCCACCAATACCATCTAGATTAGTTCAAGCCCATCAACGCCCTTCGCCTTCTGTGAAGGCAGGACGTATGCTGCTTGAGAATGGGTGGGGAGCGTCACTTAACGATGTAAGCGACGGAGTTGCCAGTGAAGCTTGGGAAATCGCTGAAGCCTCTCAAGTGAAGCTCGTATTGCATGAGAAGCTCTTACCTATTTCTGGTGAGCTAGCGTCGTATGCTCATGATAACGGTATCCAACCGTTGGAGTGGGTGTTGTACGGTGGCGAGGATTACGTCCTTCTTGGGACTGCGGACAAGCAGCATGAGCAAGCGATGAAGGAACATTTTCGCGCAGAAGGAATCCCCTTGTTTATTATTGGAGAAGTTGAAGCAGGAATTCCGGAAGTGGCTATGGAAACAGTGGGAGGCATCAATAAGCCCATTCCCAAGAGAGGTTACAATCATTTTTCGAAGGGATAA
- the tsaE gene encoding tRNA (adenosine(37)-N6)-threonylcarbamoyltransferase complex ATPase subunit type 1 TsaE: MQHNEKADSPQLYSWEASSEKDTIGFAEALAKLAVPGTVLAVDGDLGAGKTRFAQAFAAAIGVRGIVNSPTYTIIKEYEGEHLPFYHMDVYRLTLPEADELGLDEYFHSEGVTLVEWASLIEPILPQERMSIQIVTTGPDSRRIICQPMGQPYESWCRQLEMLEKVDEGEKPTV; encoded by the coding sequence ATGCAGCACAATGAAAAAGCGGATTCACCCCAGCTATATAGCTGGGAAGCCTCTTCCGAGAAGGATACTATAGGTTTTGCAGAAGCGTTGGCTAAGCTAGCTGTCCCTGGAACTGTCCTAGCCGTTGACGGAGATTTAGGAGCGGGAAAAACGCGTTTTGCTCAAGCGTTTGCTGCTGCTATCGGAGTACGGGGAATTGTGAACAGTCCTACTTATACGATTATTAAAGAGTACGAGGGAGAGCATCTCCCTTTTTATCATATGGATGTTTATCGTTTGACATTGCCTGAAGCTGATGAGCTTGGGTTAGACGAATATTTTCATAGTGAAGGTGTAACTTTGGTTGAGTGGGCATCTCTTATTGAGCCCATTCTTCCTCAGGAGAGAATGTCTATTCAGATTGTGACGACTGGTCCTGATTCGCGGCGAATTATATGTCAACCGATGGGACAGCCCTACGAATCTTGGTGCCGGCAATTAGAAATGCTAGAGAAGGTAGACGAAGGGGAGAAACCAACCGTATGA
- the tsaB gene encoding tRNA (adenosine(37)-N6)-threonylcarbamoyltransferase complex dimerization subunit type 1 TsaB: MKMNASKSEDSSVTVLSFDTSTALLAVAIVKDGTLVDSITSFTERNHSVRILSEIKELLNRNGIKGTEIDAIAVGQGPGSYTGVRIAVTAAKTLAWAWDKPLIGVSSLEALAFGAWNSLRLANEDMASDRDTWIVPLMDARRGQVYTSRYAADHCGKWDTIDSDAIRLIADWAERIEEEATLDPQVATIWFVGDTLPHKTTIELSEQSGIRLRTFDFDMDAGAVGQLAELRYRQGERDDVHTFVPNYTQLTEAENKLIAASRGE; encoded by the coding sequence ATGAAAATGAACGCAAGTAAGAGTGAGGATTCATCTGTGACGGTGCTTTCCTTCGATACCTCGACGGCTTTACTTGCAGTGGCTATCGTAAAGGACGGGACTCTGGTGGATTCCATTACCTCCTTCACGGAGCGTAATCATTCAGTCAGAATATTATCTGAAATTAAGGAGCTTCTTAACCGTAATGGGATAAAAGGTACAGAAATAGATGCCATCGCGGTAGGACAAGGTCCAGGCTCTTATACAGGGGTTCGCATCGCAGTTACGGCTGCCAAGACGCTAGCTTGGGCATGGGACAAGCCATTAATTGGAGTATCCAGCTTAGAAGCATTGGCATTCGGGGCGTGGAACTCTCTTCGACTTGCTAATGAGGATATGGCTTCAGATCGTGATACATGGATAGTTCCTCTAATGGACGCGAGACGTGGGCAAGTGTATACATCTCGTTATGCCGCTGACCATTGCGGAAAATGGGACACAATCGATAGTGACGCTATCCGACTTATCGCGGATTGGGCGGAGCGAATTGAGGAAGAGGCTACACTCGATCCGCAGGTAGCCACGATTTGGTTCGTCGGTGATACTTTACCCCACAAGACGACAATTGAGCTTTCAGAGCAATCCGGAATTCGCTTGCGTACTTTCGATTTCGACATGGATGCTGGAGCAGTTGGGCAGCTCGCAGAGCTTCGTTATCGACAAGGCGAACGGGACGATGTACACACCTTTGTTCCGAATTATACGCAGCTGACGGAAGCGGAAAATAAGCTCATTGCTGCTTCCAGAGGAGAGTGA
- the rimI gene encoding ribosomal protein S18-alanine N-acetyltransferase: MEYRLMNLNDISTIVEIEQESFTAPWSEEAFHNELTNNLFAKYMIMELEGTILGYGGMWLIIDEAHITNIALREQYRGVGNGKKLLQEMMKTAYFLGARRMTLEVRVTNERAQALYRKLGFYPSGVRPAYYSDNLEDALIMWADLVPDDFDELETAGKVGEEEA; the protein is encoded by the coding sequence ATGGAATACCGATTAATGAATCTGAATGATATCAGCACAATCGTAGAGATTGAACAGGAATCCTTCACGGCCCCATGGTCGGAGGAAGCGTTCCACAATGAGCTAACCAACAATCTTTTTGCCAAATATATGATTATGGAGCTCGAAGGTACAATCTTAGGCTATGGCGGAATGTGGCTCATTATTGATGAGGCCCACATAACGAATATTGCGCTTAGAGAGCAGTATCGGGGTGTAGGTAATGGAAAAAAACTGCTTCAGGAAATGATGAAGACAGCCTATTTTCTAGGAGCACGGCGTATGACCTTAGAGGTACGTGTAACAAATGAAAGAGCACAGGCCTTGTATCGTAAGCTGGGATTTTATCCTTCCGGTGTTCGCCCTGCCTATTATTCCGATAATCTAGAGGATGCACTAATTATGTGGGCGGATCTAGTGCCGGATGACTTCGATGAGCTAGAAACAGCGGGTAAGGTAGGGGAGGAAGAAGCATGA
- the tsaD gene encoding tRNA (adenosine(37)-N6)-threonylcarbamoyltransferase complex transferase subunit TsaD produces the protein MSELDNEIASSSKSNYIMLAIETSCDETSVAVVRNGREVLSNIISSQIETHKKFGGVVPEIASRKHVESITAILEEALREAQVGLTDIDTIAVTQGPGLIGALLVGVVAAKSLALALDVPLIGTHHIAGHIYANHLMGDIVYPALALVVSGGHTEIVLLEQEGKFRILGRTRDDAVGEAYDKVARALQFPYPGGPYVDRLAQEATEEIVLPRAWLEPDSYDFSFSGLKSAVLSEINRSRMKGESPDFSALAKGFQQSVIDVVTSKAIKAAKEFNVRQMLLCGGVAANRGLRDKLSSLCEEAGLPLLIPTNQLCTDNAAMIAAAADLKWRRGEFSSLDLKAEPILSLEDWSVND, from the coding sequence ATGAGCGAATTGGACAATGAGATAGCTTCCTCTTCGAAAAGTAATTATATAATGCTTGCTATTGAGACGAGCTGCGATGAAACCTCGGTTGCAGTTGTTCGGAATGGGCGTGAGGTGCTTTCCAATATTATCTCTAGCCAGATAGAGACACATAAGAAATTTGGCGGCGTTGTGCCTGAGATAGCTTCCCGAAAACACGTGGAGAGTATTACGGCCATTCTGGAGGAAGCGCTGCGCGAAGCTCAGGTTGGCTTAACCGATATTGATACGATCGCAGTAACCCAAGGTCCGGGTCTGATTGGGGCATTGCTGGTAGGCGTCGTAGCGGCGAAGAGCTTAGCCTTGGCGTTAGATGTACCTTTGATAGGAACTCATCATATTGCCGGGCATATTTATGCTAATCATCTGATGGGGGATATTGTTTATCCTGCTCTTGCTCTCGTTGTTTCTGGCGGGCATACGGAAATTGTACTTCTTGAACAAGAGGGCAAGTTTCGCATTCTCGGAAGGACAAGGGATGACGCAGTCGGAGAAGCTTATGATAAAGTGGCAAGAGCGCTACAGTTCCCTTATCCAGGGGGCCCCTATGTGGATAGATTAGCACAGGAAGCAACGGAGGAAATCGTACTTCCGCGTGCATGGCTGGAGCCGGATTCCTATGATTTCAGCTTTAGTGGGTTGAAATCAGCTGTTCTGTCGGAGATCAACCGTTCACGAATGAAGGGCGAGTCACCGGATTTCTCGGCTTTGGCTAAGGGGTTCCAGCAATCGGTTATCGACGTGGTTACAAGTAAGGCAATTAAAGCGGCTAAGGAGTTTAACGTACGACAAATGCTGTTGTGTGGCGGTGTTGCGGCTAATCGAGGGCTGCGTGATAAACTAAGCTCATTATGTGAAGAAGCAGGCTTACCGTTACTTATACCTACGAATCAGCTATGTACAGACAATGCGGCTATGATTGCCGCCGCTGCAGACTTAAAATGGCGCCGTGGCGAGTTCTCATCGCTTGATCTTAAGGCAGAGCCGATACTATCGCTTGAGGATTGGTCGGTTAACGATTAA